The following are encoded in a window of Methylicorpusculum oleiharenae genomic DNA:
- a CDS encoding SapC family protein yields MSTQLLIYERAVPLSSQRHKGWSVKTGADYAFARQVNSVPLVAVEFPHAAAEYSIVFAGNDEAMMPVVILGMRENENLYLNESNAWTAKYIPAFIRRYPFVFSSNEDQSTFTLCIDEEFAGYNQEGRGEHLFDADGERTQYLENVLRFVNDYQGQYRRTQLFCKKLQELDLLEPMQAQFTLNSGQQLRLAGFKAVNRERLKNLSDEQVAALFKTDELELIYLHLQSMKNFSAMVEKTAAHIADHQEAAKPAVDEAAAPSKEELH; encoded by the coding sequence ATGAGCACACAGTTATTAATCTATGAACGAGCAGTACCCTTATCGAGCCAACGCCACAAAGGCTGGTCGGTGAAAACCGGCGCCGATTATGCTTTTGCCCGGCAGGTTAACTCGGTGCCCTTGGTGGCCGTGGAATTCCCTCACGCCGCAGCAGAATACAGTATTGTGTTTGCCGGCAATGATGAAGCAATGATGCCCGTCGTCATTCTGGGAATGCGGGAAAATGAAAATCTTTACCTTAATGAATCAAATGCCTGGACTGCAAAGTATATCCCTGCATTTATCAGACGTTATCCTTTTGTTTTTTCCAGTAACGAAGATCAGTCGACTTTCACGTTGTGCATAGACGAGGAGTTTGCCGGGTATAACCAGGAAGGACGCGGTGAGCATCTGTTTGATGCAGATGGCGAACGCACGCAGTATCTGGAAAACGTATTGCGCTTTGTTAACGACTATCAAGGTCAGTACCGCCGGACACAATTGTTTTGTAAGAAATTACAGGAACTGGATTTATTGGAACCGATGCAAGCCCAGTTTACGCTGAACTCCGGGCAGCAATTACGTTTGGCGGGATTCAAGGCTGTCAACCGTGAGCGATTGAAAAATCTGTCAGATGAACAAGTAGCCGCACTTTTTAAGACGGATGAGCTGGAATTGATTTATCTGCATTTACAGTCCATGAAAAATTTCAGTGCAATGGTGGAAAAAACGGCTGCACATATTGCCGATCATCAGGAAGCTGCAAAACCGGCTGTCGATGAAGCCGCTGCACCCTCGAAAGAAGAATTGCATTAA
- a CDS encoding HlyD family efflux transporter periplasmic adaptor subunit: MDINQQSQSKELRNEARLPVEPGCTVIIHCDDHEVIGTIENKSGSGLQVRVAEASKSHLEKSNFLTMTYSMPFGLVSQRAQVCWIKAGQGGGLLSGVAFLESDTDFQTNYQKLWKQFNEATRLETAAGYWLRLQCAMLSGVTRGVVILGKPESGSFVPISFWPEGQRGCLGLTDAAELALHERRGVLRNQGQRDPGLNIPVCHIGFPLMLSEQLYGVVAFEIVARSEPLMRASMRHLQWGISWLELFIRREEGKKYTPENQQLVTVLELITASLEHEKFQASATSVATELATLLKCDRVSIGFLKGKFIQVNALSHSVDFAKKSSLIQSIGLAMDEALEQMASVVYPSLDENSVQISRCHEKLLRDQGSGSVCTIPFCSAGEVFGALTLERPPGSSFERHTVELCETIASLVGPILETKRKEDLWLGQKVWVSIKRVYGQLVGPAHGGLKLGAVIALGTLLFCLFATGDYRISADTQLEGAIQRVVVTPFDSYIKEAYVRPGDLVKKDTLLAKLDDTDLILERTKWESQKEQYLKEYRDALGQSERSKISVLNAQIGQVQAQLAITEAQLARVQLKAPFDGVIVSGDLSQSLGAPSQRGDILFEIAPLEDYRVVLKVDERDITDIVVAQKGELVLTGLSEKVIPFVVNKITPVSETQEGRNYFRVEAQLENKLDFLRPGMEGVGKIRIGERKIIWIWTKNLLDWLRLSLWTWWPEGL, translated from the coding sequence ATGGATATCAATCAGCAATCACAAAGTAAGGAGCTTCGCAATGAAGCGCGTCTGCCTGTTGAACCCGGTTGTACGGTCATCATTCATTGCGATGATCATGAAGTCATCGGCACGATAGAAAATAAGTCCGGATCTGGATTGCAGGTCCGTGTTGCAGAAGCGTCAAAATCCCATCTTGAAAAGTCCAATTTTCTGACCATGACTTACAGCATGCCGTTTGGTCTGGTAAGTCAACGGGCACAAGTTTGCTGGATCAAAGCAGGGCAAGGCGGCGGACTGTTGTCCGGTGTCGCATTTCTTGAATCCGATACGGATTTTCAAACGAATTATCAAAAATTATGGAAGCAGTTTAACGAAGCAACCCGCTTGGAAACAGCGGCCGGTTACTGGTTAAGGTTGCAATGTGCAATGCTGAGCGGGGTTACTCGCGGAGTCGTGATTCTCGGAAAACCGGAAAGCGGTTCGTTTGTTCCCATTTCTTTTTGGCCGGAAGGGCAAAGAGGCTGTTTGGGTTTGACTGATGCCGCCGAACTTGCGTTGCATGAAAGGCGCGGGGTTTTGAGAAACCAAGGTCAGCGCGATCCGGGATTAAACATACCGGTCTGTCATATCGGCTTCCCGTTAATGCTGAGTGAACAGCTTTACGGTGTGGTGGCCTTTGAAATCGTGGCACGTTCCGAGCCTTTAATGCGTGCCAGTATGCGCCATTTGCAATGGGGGATAAGTTGGCTGGAATTGTTTATCCGGCGCGAGGAAGGAAAAAAATATACCCCTGAAAATCAGCAGTTAGTCACTGTTCTAGAGTTAATAACCGCCAGTCTGGAACATGAAAAATTTCAGGCATCGGCCACTTCCGTAGCAACAGAACTCGCCACTTTACTAAAATGCGACAGAGTCAGTATTGGTTTTCTGAAAGGTAAATTCATCCAGGTGAATGCACTTTCGCACAGCGTCGATTTCGCCAAAAAATCCAGTTTGATTCAAAGCATAGGCTTGGCTATGGATGAGGCGCTGGAGCAAATGGCGTCTGTGGTTTATCCGTCACTGGATGAAAATAGCGTCCAGATCAGCCGCTGCCACGAAAAGCTGTTGCGTGATCAGGGTAGTGGCAGTGTTTGCACCATTCCATTTTGCAGTGCCGGTGAGGTCTTTGGTGCGCTTACGCTGGAACGGCCTCCGGGCAGTTCTTTTGAAAGGCACACAGTGGAATTATGTGAAACCATCGCATCCTTAGTCGGACCTATTCTGGAAACCAAAAGAAAGGAAGATTTATGGCTGGGGCAAAAAGTATGGGTTTCCATCAAGCGCGTTTATGGCCAATTAGTGGGACCCGCGCATGGTGGACTGAAGCTGGGCGCCGTTATCGCGCTGGGAACCCTGTTGTTTTGTCTGTTCGCTACCGGTGATTACCGAATATCGGCCGATACGCAACTGGAAGGTGCTATTCAACGGGTCGTTGTGACACCTTTCGACAGTTATATCAAGGAAGCCTATGTGAGGCCCGGTGATCTGGTCAAAAAGGACACCTTATTGGCCAAACTGGATGACACCGACCTGATTCTGGAAAGAACCAAATGGGAAAGTCAAAAAGAACAGTATCTCAAAGAATACCGGGATGCATTGGGTCAATCCGAGCGCAGTAAAATCAGTGTGCTGAATGCTCAAATTGGACAAGTGCAGGCTCAGCTGGCGATCACTGAAGCACAACTGGCAAGAGTGCAATTGAAAGCGCCGTTTGATGGCGTGATTGTCTCCGGCGACTTGAGTCAATCATTGGGTGCGCCATCGCAGCGGGGAGACATCCTGTTTGAAATTGCGCCGCTGGAGGATTACCGGGTCGTTTTGAAAGTGGATGAGCGCGATATTACCGATATTGTGGTCGCCCAAAAAGGTGAGCTGGTTTTAACAGGGCTTTCGGAAAAAGTCATTCCTTTCGTGGTCAATAAAATAACACCGGTTTCAGAGACCCAGGAGGGGCGCAATTATTTTCGTGTTGAAGCGCAACTGGAAAATAAGCTGGATTTTTTAAGGCCGGGCATGGAGGGCGTGGGTAAAATTCGTATCGGTGAACGTAAAATAATCTGGATATGGACAAAAAATCTGCTGGATTGGTTGCGCTTGTCATTATGGACCTGGTGGCCGGAAGGCTTATAA